The following are from one region of the Cloacibacterium normanense genome:
- a CDS encoding 4-alpha-glucanotransferase, whose product MKLYFTINYGTEFGQRLAIQVSEGKNVKTHDLHFSDNRNWKGEIDFFSKSIEYKYLVLDANNQIINEEICHHRLNFVNNFQEYNIYDVWNNKNFPENYLNNKILQNKLGDFKAEKVAILKKHTHHFRIEAPLYSPDWKVVILGNNEALGNWNYADAPKMAQTSVGVWELAVDLKKHKEFVQYKYGIFDEKKGEFIAVEYGENRLAFPNQYAEVLQVHADHYFRFNAEQLYKAAGVAIPVFSLRSENGFGVGEFADIKKLADWAHKTNLSIIQILPINDTTANYSWTDSYPYAAISVYALHPQYLSLENLQFSIPEDLKVEYKHKKDELNAEKFVDYEQMISGKWKFIKAVFEENKSEILKDKDFLKFLKENADWLKPYAAFCVLRDKNNTPNFNNWKTHKKYVAGKISQFFDAKHAEFEGVMLHSWVQYQLHLQLKDAVDYTHGLGISLKGDLPIGIYRFSADAWTEPELFGMDFQAGAPPDEFSDLGQNWEFPTYNWEVMKENNYDWWKKRFNVIARYFDAMRIDHILGFFRIWRMPMTATQGILGYFYPAVPVTLQEFSARHIPFNYDRYCRPFINDQILWDNFGYEKEAIAEHFLYQENGVYHFKPEYDSQRKLVDYFKTHPRDWMEEKLISLAANVLFLTENNGEDIVYHPRFNIQKTSSYQHLSDWEKNALHELYIDYFFRRQDGLWHEKAMEKLPMLLSATDMLICGEDLGLVPDCVPGVMDALGITALKVQRSPKEDVPYYNPQNAGYMNVVTASSHDSSTLRQWWKENRELTQNYYNNQLNQYGTAPSELLPELAEIIMKQHLHSQAMLAIFPIQEYFATDYEIVNPYADDERINNPAVFPHYWRYRMHIALEDLLQKEHFNDKIAQFVSESNRQ is encoded by the coding sequence ATGAAATTATATTTCACTATTAATTATGGAACTGAGTTTGGGCAGAGGTTAGCCATTCAAGTTTCTGAAGGGAAAAATGTGAAAACACATGACCTTCATTTCTCTGATAATAGAAATTGGAAGGGCGAAATCGATTTTTTCTCTAAATCTATAGAATACAAATATTTGGTTCTAGATGCTAATAATCAAATCATTAATGAGGAGATTTGCCATCATCGATTGAATTTTGTGAATAATTTTCAAGAGTATAATATTTACGATGTCTGGAACAATAAAAATTTCCCAGAAAACTATCTCAATAATAAGATTCTTCAAAACAAACTAGGAGATTTCAAAGCAGAGAAAGTTGCCATTCTTAAGAAACATACGCATCATTTCAGAATAGAAGCTCCGCTGTATTCGCCTGATTGGAAGGTTGTGATTCTAGGAAATAATGAAGCTTTGGGTAACTGGAATTATGCTGATGCTCCAAAAATGGCTCAAACATCTGTTGGCGTTTGGGAATTGGCAGTAGATTTAAAAAAACATAAAGAATTTGTACAGTATAAATACGGGATTTTCGACGAGAAAAAAGGTGAATTTATTGCAGTAGAATACGGCGAAAACAGATTGGCTTTCCCGAATCAATATGCAGAAGTTTTGCAAGTTCACGCAGATCATTATTTCAGATTTAATGCCGAACAATTGTACAAAGCAGCGGGAGTTGCCATTCCTGTTTTCAGTTTAAGAAGCGAAAACGGTTTTGGAGTTGGTGAGTTTGCAGATATTAAAAAATTAGCAGATTGGGCACATAAAACCAATCTTTCTATCATTCAGATTTTACCAATTAATGATACTACCGCTAATTACAGTTGGACGGATTCTTATCCTTATGCTGCGATTTCGGTGTATGCATTGCATCCACAGTATTTGAGTTTAGAGAATCTGCAATTTTCAATTCCAGAAGATTTAAAAGTAGAATATAAGCACAAAAAAGATGAATTAAATGCTGAAAAGTTTGTGGATTATGAACAAATGATTTCAGGAAAATGGAAATTCATCAAAGCTGTTTTTGAAGAAAATAAATCTGAAATTCTTAAAGACAAAGATTTCTTAAAATTCTTGAAAGAAAATGCAGATTGGCTGAAACCTTATGCTGCTTTTTGTGTTTTAAGAGACAAAAATAACACTCCGAATTTCAATAATTGGAAAACGCATAAAAAATACGTTGCAGGAAAAATTTCTCAATTTTTTGATGCAAAACATGCCGAATTTGAAGGCGTAATGCTTCATTCTTGGGTGCAATATCAATTGCATTTGCAGTTAAAAGACGCTGTAGATTATACTCACGGTTTGGGAATTTCTCTGAAAGGAGATTTGCCAATCGGTATTTACAGATTTTCTGCTGATGCGTGGACAGAGCCAGAACTTTTCGGGATGGATTTTCAAGCAGGAGCACCACCTGATGAATTCTCTGATTTAGGTCAAAACTGGGAATTCCCAACGTATAATTGGGAAGTAATGAAAGAAAACAATTACGATTGGTGGAAAAAACGCTTTAACGTAATTGCGCGCTATTTTGATGCGATGAGAATAGACCATATTCTAGGATTTTTCAGAATTTGGAGAATGCCAATGACTGCTACACAAGGGATTTTAGGGTATTTTTATCCTGCGGTTCCTGTGACTTTGCAAGAGTTTTCGGCAAGACATATTCCATTTAATTATGATAGATATTGCAGACCTTTTATCAATGACCAAATTCTTTGGGATAATTTCGGTTACGAAAAAGAGGCGATTGCAGAACATTTCTTGTATCAAGAAAATGGAGTGTATCATTTCAAACCAGAATATGATTCGCAAAGAAAATTAGTAGATTATTTTAAAACACATCCTAGAGATTGGATGGAAGAAAAACTGATTTCACTTGCCGCGAATGTGTTATTCTTAACCGAAAATAATGGCGAAGACATTGTTTATCACCCAAGATTTAATATTCAAAAAACGTCTTCCTATCAACATCTTTCTGATTGGGAAAAGAATGCATTACATGAATTGTATATCGATTATTTCTTCAGAAGACAAGACGGACTTTGGCATGAAAAAGCCATGGAAAAATTACCTATGTTGCTTTCTGCAACAGATATGTTAATTTGTGGCGAAGATTTAGGTTTGGTTCCAGATTGTGTTCCTGGTGTGATGGATGCTTTAGGAATTACAGCATTAAAAGTTCAGCGTTCGCCAAAAGAAGATGTTCCATATTATAATCCTCAAAATGCAGGTTATATGAATGTAGTTACAGCTTCTTCTCACGACAGTTCTACATTAAGACAATGGTGGAAAGAAAACAGAGAACTTACACAAAATTATTATAATAATCAGCTTAATCAATACGGAACTGCGCCTTCGGAACTTCTTCCAGAATTGGCAGAGATTATTATGAAACAGCATTTGCATTCTCAAGCGATGTTAGCGATTTTCCCAATTCAAGAGTATTTTGCTACAGATTATGAAATTGTAAATCCTTATGCAGATGACGAGAGAATCAATAATCCAGCGGTTTTCCCTCATTATTGGAGATACAGAATGCATATTGCACTAGAAGATTTATTACAAAAAGAACATTTTAATGATAAAATTGCACAGTTTGTAAGTGAATCAAACAGACAATAA
- the cysS gene encoding cysteine--tRNA ligase — protein sequence MQLKIYNSLYAEKEIFTPINGNKVGMYVCGPTVYSNVHLGNVRTFMNFDFIYRSLKHLGYDVRYVRNITDAGHLTDDGDVNNDRFVKQSRLEKLEPMEIVQKYTVDFHKVLEKFNLLPPTIEPTATGHIIEQIELTKDLIEKGLAYESNGSVYFDVRTYNEKGGNYGELSKRNIDELFANTRDLDGQNEKKNPQDFALWKKASPEHIMKWISPWGEGFPGWHLECTAMSTKYLGEQFDIHGGGMDLKFPHHECEIAQGKGCNGVSPVKYWMHANMLTMNGQRMSKSTGNYILPQQLISGENDFFEKPFHPTVVRFNFLQAHYRSVLDISNEAMLASEKGFQRLMESLKTLSAIGNQQSAESGKQKAESDFNLNLWKEKCYDALNDDFNSPILISHLFEAVSFIFKLKDGKETISTEDLEELKTLMNAFVFDVLGLQNIEENNNAKLDQTLQVLIELRNQARKAKNFELSDQIRDKLLEQGIELKDGREGTSYVLN from the coding sequence ATGCAACTTAAAATATACAATTCGCTTTATGCGGAAAAAGAAATTTTCACACCTATTAACGGTAACAAAGTAGGAATGTACGTTTGTGGACCTACCGTTTACAGCAACGTGCACTTAGGAAATGTGAGAACTTTTATGAATTTCGACTTCATTTATAGAAGTTTGAAACATTTGGGTTATGATGTTCGTTACGTTAGAAATATTACAGATGCTGGTCATCTTACTGATGATGGAGATGTAAATAACGACCGTTTCGTGAAGCAATCTCGCCTCGAAAAACTAGAACCTATGGAAATTGTGCAAAAATATACCGTAGATTTTCATAAAGTTTTAGAAAAATTTAATCTTTTGCCTCCAACGATTGAGCCTACTGCAACTGGACATATCATCGAACAAATTGAATTAACTAAAGATTTAATTGAAAAAGGTTTGGCTTATGAAAGTAATGGTTCTGTGTATTTCGATGTAAGAACTTACAACGAAAAAGGAGGAAATTATGGTGAACTTTCCAAAAGAAATATCGACGAACTTTTTGCCAATACTCGTGATTTAGACGGACAAAACGAAAAGAAAAATCCACAAGATTTTGCCCTTTGGAAAAAAGCATCACCAGAACACATTATGAAATGGATTTCACCTTGGGGAGAAGGTTTCCCAGGTTGGCATCTAGAATGTACTGCAATGAGTACCAAATATTTAGGAGAACAATTTGATATTCACGGAGGTGGAATGGATCTTAAATTTCCGCACCACGAATGCGAAATTGCACAAGGAAAAGGTTGCAACGGCGTTTCGCCAGTGAAATATTGGATGCACGCCAATATGCTGACCATGAACGGACAAAGAATGAGTAAATCTACAGGAAATTACATTCTACCGCAGCAATTAATTTCTGGTGAAAATGATTTTTTTGAAAAACCATTTCATCCAACTGTAGTTCGTTTTAATTTTTTACAAGCGCATTACAGAAGCGTTCTTGATATTTCAAATGAAGCAATGCTCGCTTCGGAAAAAGGTTTCCAACGTTTGATGGAATCTTTGAAAACGCTATCAGCAATCGGCAATCAGCAATCGGCAGAAAGCGGAAAGCAGAAAGCAGAAAGTGATTTTAATCTAAATTTATGGAAAGAAAAATGCTATGATGCTTTGAATGACGATTTCAATTCACCAATTTTAATTTCTCATCTTTTTGAAGCGGTAAGTTTTATTTTCAAATTAAAAGACGGAAAAGAAACCATTTCTACTGAAGATTTGGAAGAATTAAAAACATTGATGAACGCTTTTGTTTTTGATGTTTTAGGACTTCAAAATATCGAAGAAAATAACAACGCCAAACTAGACCAAACGTTGCAAGTCTTAATTGAGTTGAGAAATCAAGCTAGAAAGGCCAAAAATTTTGAACTTTCAGACCAAATTCGCGATAAGTTATTAGAGCAAGGCATAGAATTGAAAGACGGAAGAGAAGGAACTTCTTACGTTTTAAATTAA
- the folE gene encoding GTP cyclohydrolase I FolE, producing the protein MSNFFENDDDVFTGKDHTPLREDAFVKTPEEKIKIIEEKFAEIMHTLGLDMTDDSLKDSPKRVAKMYVNEIFGGLLPENKPGISTFSNKYKYRQMLVEKDITVYSFCEHHFLPIIGKAHVAYISNGEVIGLSKINRIVDYYAKRPQVQERLTMQIVDALKEALGTKDVACIIDAKHLCVNCRGIKDTASSTITAELSGIFRTNPITRQEFLHYVGSHAKLD; encoded by the coding sequence ATGAGTAACTTTTTTGAAAACGATGATGATGTTTTTACAGGCAAAGACCATACTCCGCTTCGTGAGGATGCTTTCGTAAAGACACCAGAAGAAAAAATAAAAATTATAGAAGAAAAGTTTGCAGAGATTATGCACACTTTGGGTCTTGATATGACCGATGATTCCCTGAAAGATTCACCAAAACGTGTTGCTAAGATGTATGTGAACGAAATTTTTGGTGGACTTTTGCCAGAAAACAAACCAGGGATTTCTACTTTCAGCAATAAATATAAGTATAGACAAATGCTTGTAGAGAAAGATATCACGGTGTATTCTTTCTGTGAGCATCATTTTTTACCGATTATTGGCAAAGCGCACGTTGCGTATATTTCAAACGGAGAAGTAATCGGGCTTTCTAAAATCAATAGAATTGTAGATTATTACGCAAAACGTCCGCAAGTTCAGGAACGTTTGACTATGCAAATTGTTGACGCTCTGAAAGAAGCTCTTGGAACGAAAGATGTAGCTTGTATTATCGATGCAAAACATCTTTGCGTAAATTGTAGAGGAATAAAAGACACCGCAAGTTCTACCATTACCGCAGAATTAAGCGGAATTTTTAGAACCAATCCTATTACCAGACAAGAATTCTTACATTACGTAGGAAGTCATGCGAAGTTGGATTAA
- a CDS encoding acyl carrier protein gives MSDITSRVKAIIADKLDVEETEVTPEASFTNDLGADSLDTVELIMEFEKEFNIQIPDDQAEKITTVGHAIAYIEEVIKQ, from the coding sequence ATGTCAGACATTACATCAAGAGTAAAAGCTATCATCGCAGATAAGCTAGACGTGGAAGAAACAGAAGTAACTCCTGAAGCAAGCTTCACTAATGATTTAGGTGCAGATTCTTTAGATACTGTAGAATTAATTATGGAATTTGAAAAAGAATTCAACATTCAGATTCCTGATGATCAGGCAGAAAAAATCACTACTGTAGGTCACGCAATCGCTTATATTGAAGAAGTTATCAAACAATAA
- the fabF gene encoding beta-ketoacyl-ACP synthase II, whose protein sequence is MELKRVVVTGFGAITPIGNNAQEYWENLVKGVSGAAPITLFDSTNFKTKFACEVKNFNPLDHFEKKEAKKMDRNTQLGVVAAREAVSHSRIIEDQVDKNRVGVIWGSGIGGLETFETEVLGWAKSEGIPRFNPFFIPKMIADITPGHISMEYGFHGPNYTTVSACASSANALIDAKMLLQLGKADVIVCGGSEAAVTASGMGGFNSMMALSTRNDDYKTASRPFDKDRDGFVLGEGAGCIILEEYEHAKKRGATIYAELAGGGLSADAYHMTAPHPEGLGAYLVMKNCLEDAGVTPDEVDHINMHGTSTPLGDIAESNAIARLLGEHAFDIQINSTKSMTGHLLGAAGVIEAIAALGTILHGIVPPTINHFTDDENIDSRLDFTFNHAVKKDVKIAMSNTFGFGGHNACVLFKKL, encoded by the coding sequence ATGGAATTGAAGAGAGTTGTAGTAACAGGATTTGGTGCAATTACACCAATTGGTAATAATGCTCAAGAGTATTGGGAAAACCTTGTAAAAGGTGTAAGTGGCGCTGCTCCTATCACTCTCTTCGATTCTACTAACTTCAAAACAAAATTTGCTTGTGAGGTTAAAAACTTCAATCCTTTAGATCATTTCGAGAAAAAGGAAGCAAAAAAAATGGACCGAAACACTCAACTCGGTGTGGTGGCAGCTCGTGAAGCTGTATCACATTCTAGAATTATCGAAGATCAAGTAGATAAAAACAGAGTGGGTGTAATCTGGGGCTCAGGAATTGGAGGTTTAGAAACTTTCGAAACCGAAGTTCTAGGCTGGGCAAAATCTGAAGGAATACCTAGATTTAATCCATTCTTCATTCCAAAAATGATTGCGGATATTACTCCGGGTCACATTTCTATGGAATACGGTTTTCACGGACCTAATTACACTACAGTTTCAGCGTGTGCATCTTCTGCAAATGCTTTGATAGATGCTAAGATGCTTCTTCAATTAGGAAAAGCAGACGTAATAGTATGTGGAGGTTCAGAAGCTGCTGTTACCGCATCTGGAATGGGAGGATTTAATTCTATGATGGCTCTTTCTACAAGAAATGATGATTATAAAACTGCTTCTAGACCTTTTGACAAAGACAGAGATGGATTTGTGTTAGGAGAAGGTGCAGGTTGTATCATCCTTGAAGAATATGAACATGCTAAAAAACGTGGTGCTACCATTTATGCAGAACTTGCAGGTGGTGGTTTAAGTGCAGATGCATATCATATGACAGCACCTCATCCAGAAGGATTAGGCGCTTATTTAGTGATGAAAAATTGTTTAGAAGACGCTGGTGTAACTCCAGATGAAGTAGACCACATCAATATGCATGGTACCTCTACTCCATTAGGAGACATTGCAGAATCTAATGCAATTGCCAGACTATTAGGCGAGCATGCATTTGATATTCAAATAAACTCTACTAAATCTATGACTGGTCACCTTCTTGGTGCAGCTGGTGTAATAGAAGCTATAGCAGCGTTAGGAACTATTTTACATGGTATTGTTCCTCCTACTATTAACCATTTTACTGATGACGAAAACATTGACAGCAGATTAGATTTTACATTTAACCACGCTGTAAAAAAAGATGTAAAAATTGCCATGAGTAATACCTTTGGTTTCGGAGGTCACAATGCTTGCGTTCTATTCAAGAAATTATAA
- the rnc gene encoding ribonuclease III, translating into MGLKNSLQKFLLKRPFKKKTEKEKLLSARVSKIIGQNVKNLDYYHEAFSLKIPNKTTGAKNYERLEFLGDAVLGSIISCYLYKNYPVANEGFLTQMKSKIVNRKNLNSLGEKLKLRDFIQNGGNGNLGENISGNLFEAFIGALYLDTNYETCEKIVLEKLFTDKHIEKLENKIVSYKGLLLEWSQKKKVTIKYEITEETLPNKNLLFKSCIYLNNVKISSATETSKKKAEEKAAQRAFYSLNKKEHIVEKQKNIS; encoded by the coding sequence ATGGGCTTAAAAAATTCATTACAAAAATTTCTACTTAAAAGACCTTTCAAAAAAAAGACTGAAAAAGAAAAGCTACTTTCTGCCAGAGTTAGTAAAATAATTGGGCAGAATGTAAAAAATCTTGATTACTATCATGAAGCTTTTTCATTAAAAATTCCTAATAAAACTACAGGAGCTAAAAACTACGAAAGATTAGAATTTTTAGGAGATGCAGTCTTAGGAAGCATCATTTCTTGCTACCTTTATAAAAATTATCCTGTTGCCAATGAAGGATTTCTTACCCAAATGAAATCAAAAATTGTCAATCGAAAAAACCTTAACTCTCTAGGCGAAAAACTGAAGCTTAGAGATTTTATTCAAAATGGTGGAAATGGTAATTTAGGTGAAAACATTTCGGGGAATCTCTTCGAAGCCTTTATTGGTGCGCTTTATTTAGACACCAATTATGAAACTTGCGAAAAAATTGTTTTAGAAAAATTGTTTACCGATAAACATATCGAAAAACTAGAAAACAAAATCGTAAGCTACAAAGGATTATTGCTAGAATGGAGCCAAAAGAAAAAGGTGACGATAAAGTATGAAATCACCGAAGAAACTTTGCCCAATAAGAACCTTCTATTTAAGAGTTGCATCTACTTAAATAATGTAAAAATATCTTCTGCCACAGAAACTTCTAAGAAAAAAGCAGAAGAAAAAGCAGCACAAAGAGCGTTTTACTCCTTAAATAAAAAAGAACACATTGTTGAAAAGCAAAAAAATATTTCTTGA
- a CDS encoding IPExxxVDY family protein produces the protein MLKSKKIFLDLEDDEPMDIGLLRLAKKLPDHEIFFEINKINPFQFVRTDDLKIKQFCFTKFEGYHKETKNCYSIVSNKSAPLRKKTDNELFAQTEEIKFLMPKNKDVDYIIYAKDSFKDFSLILLPENIMFQIQDFSLQPNSELYKLINYYE, from the coding sequence TTGTTGAAAAGCAAAAAAATATTTCTTGACCTAGAAGATGATGAACCAATGGACATTGGTTTACTTAGATTGGCTAAAAAATTACCCGATCACGAAATATTTTTCGAAATTAACAAAATAAATCCCTTCCAATTCGTAAGAACAGACGACTTAAAAATAAAACAGTTTTGTTTTACAAAATTCGAAGGATATCACAAAGAAACCAAAAATTGCTATTCTATAGTATCTAACAAATCAGCACCATTACGAAAAAAAACAGACAACGAACTCTTTGCACAGACTGAAGAAATAAAATTTCTGATGCCCAAAAATAAAGATGTAGACTACATTATTTATGCAAAGGATAGTTTTAAAGATTTTTCACTAATTTTGCTGCCAGAAAACATCATGTTTCAAATACAAGATTTTTCTTTACAACCCAATAGCGAACTATACAAGCTAATTAATTATTATGAATAA
- the pyk gene encoding pyruvate kinase — MNKRAKKTKVIATLGPASSTKEIMLELVKAGADVFRINFSHADYELVKRNVNIIREINQEYGYNISILGDLQGPKLRVGVVKEGSFLNPGDVLTFTNEPCEGDSTKVFMTYEKFPQDVKVGERILIDDGKLVFEVIETNQKDTVKAKTIQGGPLSSKKGVNLPNTNVSLPALTEKDIEDAKFMIENEFDWIALSFVRHAQDIIDLKKLIEAHSDFKIPIIAKIEKPEGVKNIDEILLECDGLMVARGDLGVEVPMEEVPVIQKKLVDKARYYSKPVIIATQMMETMISSLTPTRAEVNDVANNVLDGADAVMLSGETSVGKYPVDVVKNITKIIKNIESTNLYEKKNDIIEKITCVDDRFVTDMVCLNAVKIAETTGAAAIITLTHSGYTAFQISAHRPTSRIIVYSSNRRVLTMLNLLWGVRAFYYDMNKSTDETVIQVNMLTHHYGYVEKGDFVVNLNAMPVYEGGKTNTLRLTNI; from the coding sequence ATGAATAAGAGAGCGAAAAAAACCAAAGTAATCGCAACATTAGGACCTGCTTCTTCTACGAAAGAAATCATGCTAGAACTGGTAAAAGCTGGAGCCGATGTTTTTAGAATAAATTTTTCTCATGCCGATTACGAACTGGTTAAGAGAAATGTAAACATTATTAGAGAAATCAATCAAGAATACGGTTATAACATCTCTATTTTAGGAGATTTACAAGGTCCTAAATTAAGAGTAGGTGTGGTAAAAGAAGGTTCTTTCCTTAATCCAGGAGACGTACTTACCTTTACCAATGAGCCTTGCGAAGGAGATTCAACCAAAGTATTCATGACGTATGAAAAATTCCCACAAGACGTAAAAGTTGGTGAAAGAATCCTTATTGACGATGGAAAATTAGTTTTCGAAGTCATCGAAACCAACCAAAAAGATACGGTAAAAGCAAAAACAATTCAAGGTGGACCATTGAGCTCTAAAAAAGGAGTGAATTTACCAAACACCAATGTTTCTCTTCCTGCTTTGACAGAAAAAGACATCGAAGATGCTAAATTCATGATTGAAAATGAGTTTGACTGGATTGCACTTTCATTCGTTCGTCATGCTCAAGACATTATTGATTTAAAGAAATTAATTGAAGCGCATTCTGATTTCAAAATTCCAATTATTGCAAAAATTGAAAAACCAGAAGGGGTAAAAAATATTGACGAAATTCTTCTAGAATGTGACGGATTAATGGTTGCACGTGGAGATTTAGGAGTAGAAGTTCCAATGGAAGAAGTTCCTGTCATTCAGAAAAAATTAGTAGACAAAGCCAGATATTACTCTAAACCAGTAATTATCGCTACGCAAATGATGGAAACCATGATTAGTAGCCTTACTCCAACTAGAGCTGAGGTAAATGACGTGGCAAACAACGTGTTAGACGGTGCTGATGCAGTAATGCTTTCTGGTGAAACTTCTGTAGGAAAATATCCAGTAGATGTGGTTAAAAACATCACAAAGATTATTAAGAATATAGAATCTACCAATCTTTACGAAAAGAAAAATGATATTATAGAAAAAATAACTTGTGTAGACGATCGTTTCGTAACAGATATGGTTTGTCTTAACGCAGTTAAAATTGCAGAAACTACTGGTGCAGCAGCCATTATTACGCTTACTCACTCTGGTTACACTGCTTTCCAAATTTCTGCACACAGACCTACTTCTAGAATTATTGTATACAGTTCAAACAGAAGAGTTCTTACCATGCTAAACCTTTTATGGGGAGTAAGAGCATTCTACTATGACATGAACAAATCTACTGACGAAACGGTAATCCAAGTGAACATGTTGACTCATCATTATGGCTATGTAGAAAAAGGAGATTTCGTAGTAAATCTCAATGCAATGCCAGTTTATGAAGGTGGAAAAACCAATACACTCAGATTAACCAATATATAA
- a CDS encoding NAD-dependent succinate-semialdehyde dehydrogenase yields MEQFLQNTLQNSQDAFQKWRKIPFEEIQKYFTQLFEILNDRKQEFATIITQEMNKPIAQSVSEIEKCAALCDYYATAENILKTEQLETEFQISEIHHEPLGVILGVMPWNFPFWQAIRFAVPTILAGNVIVLKHASICEKSGETMQEIFEKAGFPKGVFTFLKVSHTEVEEMIAHPIISGVSLTGSEAAGRKIAETAGKNLKKCVLELGGSDAFIVCEDADVSKAAKDGAQARLQNNGQTCVAGKRFIIHEKIYQDFVEKFTEEYKKYQPENPMNKETKLGLMAREDLASDLEKQYQKALNNGAKAIVALESVGSMAFKPGVLEMNPENPIAQEELFGPLAMVFKVKNDEEALQIANNTMFGLGNAVFTSNKERALFFAENLESGSVAINQIFRSDVRLPFGGRKNSGYGVELSMYALKEFTAPKTIIGKF; encoded by the coding sequence ATGGAACAATTCCTTCAAAATACCTTACAAAATTCTCAAGACGCTTTCCAAAAATGGAGAAAAATTCCGTTTGAAGAAATACAAAAATATTTTACTCAACTATTTGAAATTCTGAATGATAGAAAGCAAGAGTTTGCGACAATCATTACCCAAGAAATGAATAAACCGATTGCGCAATCGGTATCAGAAATAGAAAAATGCGCAGCGTTATGTGATTATTATGCTACCGCAGAAAATATACTGAAAACAGAACAATTAGAAACAGAATTTCAAATTTCCGAAATCCATCACGAACCTTTGGGCGTTATTTTGGGCGTTATGCCATGGAATTTTCCCTTTTGGCAAGCGATAAGATTTGCAGTTCCTACCATTTTAGCAGGAAATGTAATCGTGCTAAAACATGCTTCTATTTGTGAAAAATCAGGTGAAACCATGCAAGAAATTTTCGAGAAAGCAGGTTTTCCAAAAGGCGTTTTTACCTTTTTAAAAGTTTCTCACACCGAAGTAGAAGAAATGATTGCTCATCCTATTATTAGTGGCGTTTCTCTTACAGGTAGTGAAGCTGCAGGAAGAAAAATTGCCGAAACTGCAGGGAAAAATTTAAAAAAATGTGTTTTGGAATTAGGCGGGAGTGATGCTTTTATCGTTTGTGAAGATGCAGATGTTTCTAAAGCAGCAAAAGATGGTGCACAAGCAAGATTGCAAAATAACGGACAGACTTGTGTGGCTGGAAAAAGATTTATCATTCACGAGAAAATATATCAAGATTTTGTAGAAAAATTCACAGAAGAGTATAAAAAATACCAACCAGAAAATCCTATGAATAAAGAAACGAAGTTAGGATTAATGGCGAGAGAAGATTTGGCTTCAGATTTAGAAAAACAATATCAAAAAGCGCTTAACAACGGAGCGAAAGCTATTGTAGCATTAGAATCTGTAGGAAGTATGGCTTTTAAACCAGGGGTTTTAGAAATGAATCCAGAAAATCCTATTGCTCAGGAAGAATTATTTGGTCCATTAGCAATGGTTTTTAAAGTAAAAAATGATGAAGAAGCTTTACAAATTGCCAATAATACGATGTTTGGATTAGGAAACGCCGTTTTCACCTCAAATAAAGAACGAGCTTTGTTTTTTGCAGAGAATTTAGAAAGCGGAAGTGTAGCAATTAATCAAATTTTTCGTTCAGATGTAAGATTGCCTTTTGGCGGAAGAAAAAATTCTGGATATGGAGTAGAATTGTCTATGTATGCACTCAAAGAATTTACCGCTCCCAAAACCATTATCGGTAAATTTTAG